A region of Myxococcus stipitatus DSM 14675 DNA encodes the following proteins:
- a CDS encoding LVIVD repeat-containing protein translates to MPATSRSLSSLLAPLLLLSLTGCDDDPKPSPPDAGPYVWDGTYTEMADPGDWVDPGAPYAPCTFDSANAGATACEELSRFDVSRCDKEALAALPQEGIYQGIVRNEIVLRDGGVRVISTDLTVHLQGEDAGTIFGQPLLQRDTQGGDFALVGQLPVTSSTFAVVGCQRPAPHIITGCMATCRRGAFVRMSTFEAHRVARSGEPESSGGLTPLGEHRAALGQAVDVHVTQGHAYVVSLRHRNQPGGLTVFDVSNPRAPLLKTSISLEGNNDWNGVGSKGNALYIAGNGTGTLVYDISQPGNPVFIRLMPSGDYGTHTVLVDGNRLYTMGITTHVYDLADPLNPALLTVISLPEDATGGGSHDAFLYEQRLYISNSFGGYAVVDVSNLEEVRVLGRYLRPDQSFAHHSAVGTFGGKTIAFEGGEMSASHVRVLDVTDPAHIVKIGEFRMREVTSMHNLVLRGNLLYVAWYQEGVRVLDVSNPTQPRQVAHYQTYREEDPGRGDSNLEGAFGLTLPGDGHLYVADSSRGLLIFDER, encoded by the coding sequence GTGCCAGCCACATCTCGTTCACTCAGCTCGCTTCTGGCCCCGTTGTTACTGTTGTCACTGACGGGGTGCGACGACGACCCCAAGCCCTCCCCACCCGACGCGGGCCCCTACGTCTGGGATGGCACGTACACGGAGATGGCGGACCCGGGCGACTGGGTCGACCCCGGCGCGCCCTATGCCCCCTGCACCTTCGACTCCGCGAACGCGGGAGCCACGGCCTGCGAGGAGCTGTCCCGCTTCGATGTCTCCCGCTGCGACAAGGAGGCGCTCGCCGCCCTGCCACAGGAGGGCATCTACCAGGGCATCGTGCGCAACGAGATTGTCCTCCGGGATGGCGGTGTCCGCGTCATCTCCACCGACCTCACCGTGCACCTCCAGGGCGAGGACGCGGGCACGATCTTCGGCCAGCCCCTGCTCCAGCGCGACACCCAGGGGGGTGACTTCGCCCTCGTCGGCCAGTTGCCGGTGACGTCCTCCACGTTCGCCGTGGTGGGCTGCCAGCGACCAGCCCCCCACATCATCACCGGCTGCATGGCGACCTGCCGCCGGGGGGCCTTCGTGCGCATGAGCACCTTCGAGGCCCACCGGGTCGCCAGGAGCGGCGAGCCCGAGTCCTCCGGTGGGCTGACGCCGCTCGGCGAGCACCGCGCGGCGCTCGGCCAGGCCGTGGATGTCCATGTCACCCAGGGCCATGCCTACGTCGTGTCGCTCAGGCACCGGAACCAGCCCGGCGGCCTCACCGTCTTCGACGTGAGCAACCCCCGCGCGCCCCTCCTGAAGACCTCCATCAGCCTGGAGGGCAACAACGACTGGAACGGCGTCGGGTCCAAGGGCAACGCGCTCTACATCGCCGGCAACGGGACGGGGACCCTCGTCTATGACATCTCCCAGCCGGGCAACCCCGTCTTCATCCGGCTCATGCCGTCGGGGGACTACGGCACCCACACCGTGCTCGTCGACGGCAACCGGCTCTACACCATGGGCATCACCACCCATGTCTACGACCTGGCGGACCCGCTCAACCCCGCGCTCCTCACCGTCATCTCCCTACCCGAGGACGCCACGGGAGGCGGCTCCCATGATGCCTTCCTGTATGAGCAACGCCTGTACATCAGCAATTCATTTGGCGGCTACGCGGTCGTCGATGTGTCGAACCTGGAGGAGGTCCGCGTCCTGGGCCGGTATCTCCGCCCGGACCAGAGCTTCGCGCACCACAGCGCGGTGGGCACCTTCGGCGGGAAGACCATCGCCTTCGAGGGTGGCGAGATGAGCGCGTCCCACGTGCGCGTGCTCGACGTCACCGACCCGGCGCACATCGTGAAGATCGGTGAGTTCCGCATGCGGGAGGTCACCTCCATGCACAACCTGGTGCTGCGAGGGAACCTGCTCTACGTCGCCTGGTATCAGGAAGGCGTGCGGGTGCTCGACGTGTCCAACCCCACCCAGCCCCGGCAGGTGGCCCACTACCAGACGTACCGGGAAGAGGACCCGGGCCGAGGCGACAGCAACCTGGAGGGCGCCTTCGGCCTCACGCTTCCCGGGGATGGGCACCTCTACGTCGCGGATTCCTCCCGGGGCCTGCTCATCTTCGATGAGCGCTGA
- a CDS encoding LVIVD repeat-containing protein, producing MTVSLRLLSPLLASLLALPLAGCDDDPAPPTPDAGSPDAGPYVWDGTYTELADPGDWIDPGAPYAPCSFDASSPDSGICEQVSRFDVSQCDRGALAALPQEGIYQAVVRNETRLTDGGVLVSLGGFGMRLLAENAGTSTMFDAPLLHRNTQGGDFSVTGQAARTGTMYTVVGCKTPAPGVITGCIATCRRGVFTRAGTFEAHRVAKGGEPESSGGLELLSEQRAASGHAVDVYVTKGHAYVVALAFQDKPGGLTVFDVSNPRAPLLKTSISLPNNANWNGVWAKGDALYVAGLGTGTHVFDISNPAAPSLVRIMPAGRSGMHTVLVDGNRLYGAGTGVGTHVYDITEPLNPVLRTVFTLPEDASLGDPHDSFAYEGRLYISNSSGGYTIVDPTDLDNVKVLGTYMRPDEGFAHHNAVGTFGGKTIAFEGGEFAGSHVRVLDVTNPARIVKIGEFRMRQTTSMHNLILRGNLLYVAWYQEGLRVLDVSNPTQPKQVAHYQTFREEDPDRGDSLFEGAFGIRVPGDGYVYVADSSRGLLIFKEL from the coding sequence GTGACCGTCTCCCTTCGACTCCTCAGCCCCCTCCTGGCATCCCTGCTGGCCCTGCCGCTGGCGGGATGCGACGACGACCCCGCGCCCCCGACTCCCGATGCAGGCTCGCCGGATGCGGGCCCCTATGTCTGGGATGGCACCTACACGGAGCTGGCGGACCCGGGCGACTGGATTGACCCGGGCGCCCCCTATGCCCCCTGCTCCTTCGACGCCTCGAGCCCGGACAGCGGCATCTGTGAGCAGGTGTCCCGCTTCGATGTCTCGCAGTGCGACCGCGGTGCCCTCGCCGCCCTTCCGCAGGAGGGCATCTACCAGGCCGTGGTCCGCAACGAGACCCGGCTCACCGACGGCGGCGTGCTCGTCTCCCTCGGCGGCTTCGGCATGCGGCTGCTGGCCGAGAACGCGGGCACGAGCACGATGTTCGACGCGCCCCTGCTCCACCGGAACACCCAGGGGGGCGACTTCTCCGTCACGGGCCAGGCCGCCCGGACCGGGACGATGTACACGGTGGTGGGCTGCAAGACACCCGCCCCTGGCGTCATCACGGGCTGCATCGCGACCTGCCGCCGCGGAGTCTTCACCCGGGCGGGAACCTTCGAGGCCCACCGGGTCGCCAAGGGCGGTGAGCCCGAGTCGTCCGGCGGCCTGGAGCTGCTGTCCGAGCAGCGCGCCGCGAGCGGCCACGCCGTGGATGTCTATGTCACCAAGGGCCACGCCTACGTCGTCGCACTGGCCTTTCAAGACAAGCCGGGTGGACTCACCGTGTTCGACGTGAGCAATCCCCGGGCGCCCCTGCTGAAGACCTCCATCAGCCTGCCCAACAACGCGAACTGGAACGGCGTCTGGGCCAAGGGTGACGCGCTCTACGTCGCGGGCCTGGGAACGGGGACCCACGTCTTCGACATCTCCAACCCCGCTGCCCCCTCGCTCGTCCGCATCATGCCTGCGGGGCGCAGCGGCATGCACACCGTGCTCGTCGACGGCAACCGGCTCTACGGCGCGGGCACGGGCGTGGGCACCCATGTCTACGACATCACGGAGCCGCTGAACCCCGTGCTGCGCACCGTCTTCACGCTGCCCGAGGACGCCTCGCTTGGAGACCCGCACGACTCCTTCGCGTACGAGGGCCGCCTCTACATCAGCAACTCGTCCGGCGGTTACACCATCGTGGACCCCACGGACCTGGACAACGTCAAGGTCCTGGGGACGTACATGCGCCCGGACGAGGGCTTCGCCCACCACAACGCGGTGGGTACCTTCGGCGGGAAGACCATCGCGTTCGAGGGCGGCGAGTTCGCTGGCTCTCACGTGCGCGTGCTCGACGTCACCAACCCCGCGCGCATCGTGAAGATTGGCGAGTTCCGCATGCGGCAGACCACGTCCATGCACAACCTGATCCTGCGCGGCAACCTGCTCTATGTGGCGTGGTACCAGGAAGGGCTGCGCGTGCTGGACGTCTCCAACCCCACCCAGCCCAAGCAGGTGGCCCATTACCAGACGTTCCGCGAGGAGGACCCGGACCGCGGAGACAGCCTCTTCGAGGGCGCCTTCGGCATCCGCGTCCCGGGGGATGGCTACGTCTATGTCGCCGACTCCTCCCGAGGACTGCTCATCTTCAAGGAGCTCTGA
- a CDS encoding LVIVD repeat-containing protein — MAVPFRWLKPLLAAVLLFSLTGCDDDPVPQSPDSGTPDSGIPDAGPPDSGPYVWDGTYTEMEDPGDWIDPGAPYAPCTFDASNPDSGVCEQLSRFDVSQCDRDALAALPQEGIYQAVVRNQVILTDGGVRFSVGSFGMHLRAEDAGPSTMFEAPVLHRDTQGGDFSVIGQLARTSTVYTVVGCKTPAPNVITGCIATCRRGVFSRAGTFEAHRVAKSGEPESSGGLTLVGERYTPVGTPVDLYVTKGHAYVVSTPTFMNGKDGGLSIFDVSNPRNPILKTTLTLPGDNFWNGVWAKGDALYIASGNRGTLIYDISQPAAPVFIRSLPTGNPGTHTVLVDGDRLYSMDASSGTYVHELTDPLNPVLRTVIGSPPEVPDGAPHDTFVYQNRLYISNQSYGYVVADVADLDNVRFLGLYDTGPLVYSHHSAVGTFGGKTIAFMGGEFNASHVRVLDVTDPAHIVKIGEFRLRQTTSMHNMLLRGNRLYVVWYHDGLRVLDVSNPTQPKQVAHHLTFREEDPGRSDGAFEGAIGLRIPGDGYVYVVDTSRGLLIYNEL; from the coding sequence GTGGCAGTCCCCTTTCGCTGGCTCAAGCCGCTCCTGGCGGCCGTGTTGCTCTTCTCGCTGACGGGTTGTGACGACGACCCCGTACCCCAGTCCCCCGACTCAGGCACTCCCGACTCCGGCATCCCCGACGCGGGGCCGCCTGACTCGGGGCCCTATGTCTGGGACGGCACCTACACGGAGATGGAGGACCCGGGCGACTGGATTGATCCAGGTGCCCCCTACGCTCCTTGCACCTTCGACGCCTCGAATCCGGACAGCGGCGTCTGTGAGCAGTTGTCCCGCTTCGATGTGTCGCAGTGCGACCGGGACGCCCTCGCCGCCCTTCCCCAGGAAGGCATCTATCAGGCCGTGGTCCGCAACCAGGTCATCCTCACCGATGGCGGCGTTCGTTTCTCCGTCGGCAGCTTCGGCATGCACCTGCGGGCCGAGGACGCGGGCCCGAGCACGATGTTCGAGGCGCCCGTGCTCCACCGGGACACCCAGGGAGGAGACTTCTCCGTCATCGGCCAGCTCGCCCGGACCAGCACGGTGTACACAGTGGTGGGCTGCAAGACGCCCGCTCCCAACGTCATCACGGGCTGCATCGCGACGTGCCGCCGAGGAGTCTTCAGCCGGGCGGGAACCTTCGAGGCCCACCGGGTCGCCAAGAGCGGTGAGCCCGAGTCGTCCGGCGGGCTGACCCTGGTCGGGGAGCGCTACACCCCGGTGGGGACCCCCGTGGATCTCTACGTCACCAAGGGGCACGCCTACGTCGTCTCCACCCCGACCTTCATGAACGGCAAGGACGGGGGTCTCTCCATCTTCGATGTGAGCAACCCGCGCAATCCCATCCTCAAGACCACCCTCACCCTGCCGGGTGACAACTTCTGGAATGGTGTCTGGGCCAAAGGTGACGCGCTCTACATTGCCAGCGGGAACCGTGGGACGCTCATCTATGACATCTCCCAGCCCGCGGCGCCCGTCTTCATCCGCAGCCTCCCGACGGGCAACCCCGGCACCCACACCGTGCTCGTCGACGGCGACCGGCTCTATTCCATGGACGCCAGCTCTGGCACCTACGTCCACGAGCTCACCGACCCGCTGAATCCCGTCCTGCGCACCGTCATCGGCTCGCCACCGGAGGTGCCAGACGGCGCACCCCATGACACCTTCGTGTACCAGAACCGCCTGTATATCAGTAACCAGTCCTATGGTTACGTCGTGGCGGACGTGGCGGACCTGGACAACGTCCGCTTCCTGGGCCTCTACGACACGGGCCCCCTCGTCTACTCACACCACAGCGCGGTGGGCACCTTCGGAGGGAAGACCATTGCCTTCATGGGCGGTGAGTTCAACGCCTCCCACGTGCGAGTGCTCGACGTCACCGACCCGGCCCACATCGTGAAGATCGGGGAGTTCCGCCTGCGGCAGACCACCTCCATGCACAACATGCTCCTGCGAGGCAATCGCCTCTACGTGGTCTGGTACCACGACGGTCTGCGAGTGCTGGACGTCTCCAACCCCACCCAGCCCAAGCAGGTGGCGCACCACCTCACCTTCCGGGAAGAGGACCCGGGCCGGAGCGATGGCGCCTTCGAAGGGGCCATCGGCCTGCGCATCCCCGGGGATGGCTACGTCTACGTCGTGGACACCTCCCGAGGGCTGCTCATCTACAACGAGCTGTAG
- a CDS encoding bestrophin family protein, with protein MIVRPRMHWLRMLFVWRGSVVSRILPRLGFFLALSLLAVALGPLPFALREGSLALLGVALAIFLGFRNSTAYDRFWEARKLWGSLMIVSRSFLRQALTHPSPALSTEEKREVTDLLRALPMTLNHQLRGTRIPLESLPPGVRECVVAADHRPAKVILALGQWVTKQRHQGRVSELLVASFDDNLDRLSEVQGGCERIAGTPIPYVYSVMLHRTVYIYSLLLPFALAGSLGWSTPLVSVFVSYTFIALDTVTSELEDPFGNEPNDLPLDALTRTIERGVLEMVGEPLPPLLQPDDKFLLT; from the coding sequence ATGATTGTCCGTCCGCGAATGCACTGGCTTCGCATGTTGTTCGTCTGGCGCGGCTCGGTGGTGTCGCGCATCCTGCCGCGCCTGGGGTTCTTCCTCGCGTTGAGCCTGCTGGCGGTGGCCCTGGGCCCGCTGCCGTTCGCCCTGAGAGAGGGCTCCCTGGCGCTGCTGGGCGTGGCGCTGGCCATCTTCCTCGGGTTTCGCAACAGCACGGCCTATGACCGCTTCTGGGAGGCGCGGAAGCTGTGGGGCTCGCTGATGATCGTCTCGCGGTCCTTCCTGCGGCAGGCGCTGACGCATCCCTCGCCCGCGCTCAGCACCGAGGAGAAGCGCGAGGTGACGGACCTCTTGCGCGCGCTGCCCATGACGCTCAACCACCAGCTCCGAGGCACCCGAATCCCGCTCGAGTCGCTTCCTCCAGGGGTGCGCGAGTGCGTGGTCGCCGCGGACCACCGCCCCGCCAAGGTCATCCTGGCGCTGGGCCAGTGGGTGACGAAGCAGCGGCATCAGGGCCGGGTGAGCGAGCTGCTGGTGGCGTCGTTCGACGACAACCTGGACCGGCTCTCGGAGGTGCAGGGCGGCTGTGAGCGCATCGCGGGAACGCCCATTCCCTATGTCTACAGCGTGATGTTGCACCGGACGGTGTACATCTACAGCCTGCTGCTGCCCTTTGCCCTGGCCGGCAGCCTGGGCTGGTCCACGCCGCTCGTGTCCGTCTTTGTTTCATACACGTTCATCGCGCTCGACACCGTGACGTCGGAGCTGGAGGACCCGTTCGGCAACGAGCCCAACGACCTGCCGCTCGACGCGCTGACCCGCACCATCGAGCGCGGCGTGCTGGAGATGGTGGGAGAGCCCCTCCCGCCCCTGCTCCAGCCGGATGACAAGTTCCTGCTGACCTGA
- a CDS encoding FAD-dependent oxidoreductase, with amino-acid sequence MAGGGPRSAVVIGGSMAGLLATRVLSDHFDKVTLVERDVRAEGPATRKGVPQGPHIHVLLDTGRRVLDKYFPDLFEQLQVQGAQFIDSSGDLAWHHFGVWKLRRASGIPGLLCTRPLLEWNVLRRVKARPNVELRDGCSIEGLLADATGSGRVTGVKVKTPQGEETWEADLVVDASGRGSRMPQWLEAIGYARPEEEQVIVDLSYTTCLHEPPPDFQREWKALFLYPSPPKAWRAGFISHVEGGRWLVTLNGYFGEHAPTEYAGFLEYARSLTRPDLYEYMKAARPLGPITQHKVKDCRWRHYEKLPRFPEGLVILGDAACAFNPLYGQGMSVAGLGAELLDTCLREQAERGGLAGLAQRFRERLPEAIRLPWLLGTGMDLLYPQAVGKRPFGLGLLHWYILRLMERTSTDAHVHRQFYRILHLHAGLGAVLQPSVALPVLSHGLKSLLRPLEQLANTETRPPPLTPPLPSPVPVQKSTG; translated from the coding sequence ATGGCTGGAGGCGGACCTCGCAGTGCCGTGGTCATCGGCGGAAGCATGGCGGGGCTGCTCGCCACGCGCGTGCTCTCGGACCACTTCGACAAGGTCACCCTGGTGGAGCGGGATGTGCGAGCGGAAGGACCCGCCACGCGCAAGGGTGTCCCGCAGGGGCCCCACATCCACGTGCTGTTGGACACGGGACGGCGCGTCCTCGACAAGTACTTCCCCGACCTCTTCGAGCAGCTCCAGGTCCAGGGCGCCCAGTTCATCGACTCGAGCGGAGACCTCGCCTGGCACCACTTCGGCGTGTGGAAGCTGCGCCGCGCCAGCGGCATCCCCGGCCTGCTCTGCACCCGGCCGCTGCTGGAGTGGAACGTCCTGCGCCGCGTGAAGGCCCGGCCCAACGTGGAGCTTCGCGACGGGTGCTCCATCGAAGGGCTGCTCGCCGACGCGACGGGCTCCGGGCGCGTCACGGGGGTGAAGGTCAAGACGCCCCAGGGAGAGGAGACGTGGGAGGCGGACCTCGTCGTGGATGCCAGCGGCCGGGGCTCGCGGATGCCGCAGTGGCTGGAAGCCATCGGCTACGCCCGTCCGGAGGAGGAGCAGGTCATCGTGGACCTCTCGTACACGACGTGCCTCCATGAGCCGCCGCCGGACTTCCAGCGCGAGTGGAAGGCGCTCTTTCTCTATCCCAGCCCTCCCAAGGCCTGGCGCGCGGGCTTCATCTCGCACGTGGAGGGAGGCCGGTGGCTCGTCACGCTCAACGGCTACTTCGGCGAGCACGCCCCCACCGAGTACGCGGGGTTCCTCGAGTACGCGCGCTCCCTGACGCGTCCGGACCTGTACGAATACATGAAGGCGGCCAGGCCGCTTGGCCCCATCACCCAGCACAAGGTGAAGGACTGCCGGTGGCGACACTACGAAAAGCTGCCCCGCTTCCCCGAGGGACTGGTCATCCTGGGAGACGCGGCGTGTGCCTTCAATCCCCTCTATGGGCAAGGCATGTCGGTGGCGGGGCTCGGCGCGGAGCTGCTGGACACGTGCCTGCGAGAGCAGGCCGAGCGAGGCGGGCTCGCGGGCCTGGCGCAGCGCTTCCGGGAGCGCTTGCCAGAGGCCATCCGGCTCCCCTGGCTGCTGGGCACGGGCATGGACCTGCTGTATCCGCAGGCCGTGGGCAAGCGGCCCTTCGGCCTGGGCCTGCTGCACTGGTACATCCTGCGGCTGATGGAGCGGACGTCGACGGACGCCCACGTCCATCGCCAGTTCTACCGAATCCTGCATCTGCACGCGGGGCTGGGGGCGGTGCTCCAGCCCTCCGTGGCGCTGCCCGTGTTGAGCCACGGGCTGAAGTCGCTCCTGCGTCCCCTGGAGCAGCTGGCGAACACCGAGACACGGCCTCCTCCGCTCACGCCTCCCCTCCCAAGCCCTGTCCCGGTCCAGAAGTCGACGGGGTGA
- a CDS encoding MotA/TolQ/ExbB proton channel family protein — MQFTILGLWQHMGHFARGIVIVMAVMSIVSLLILAERAIVFRSARRQSRKFASQMDELLSRGDFDGAASAKLGPEVGYLGRTIRAGLVAYRVAEEDSRDEVMESVARSLERQAQREVQSLKRGLSHLATVASTAPFVGLLGTTMGIVTAFQQMGESGSGGIGTISTGISEALVTTAFGLLVAIPAVMAYNSLQSWVDARAVDLAEASNEFLDASARALKRARAAARATAAP; from the coding sequence ATGCAATTCACAATCTTGGGCTTGTGGCAGCACATGGGCCACTTCGCCCGCGGCATCGTCATCGTGATGGCGGTGATGTCCATCGTCTCCCTGCTCATCCTCGCCGAGCGCGCCATCGTCTTCCGCTCGGCCCGGCGCCAGTCGCGCAAGTTCGCCTCGCAGATGGACGAGCTGCTCTCCCGAGGCGACTTCGACGGCGCCGCGAGCGCGAAGCTGGGGCCCGAGGTGGGCTACCTCGGCCGCACCATCCGCGCGGGCCTGGTGGCCTATCGCGTCGCGGAGGAGGACAGCCGTGACGAGGTCATGGAGTCCGTGGCCCGAAGCCTGGAGCGCCAGGCCCAGCGCGAGGTGCAGAGCCTCAAGCGCGGCCTGAGCCACCTGGCCACCGTCGCGTCGACGGCTCCCTTCGTCGGCCTGCTGGGCACCACCATGGGCATCGTCACCGCCTTCCAGCAGATGGGCGAGTCCGGCTCGGGAGGCATCGGGACCATCTCCACGGGCATCTCCGAGGCCCTCGTGACGACCGCCTTCGGCCTGCTCGTCGCCATCCCCGCGGTGATGGCCTACAACTCCTTGCAGAGCTGGGTGGATGCGCGCGCGGTGGACCTGGCCGAGGCCAGCAACGAGTTCCTCGACGCCTCGGCCCGAGCGCTCAAGCGCGCCCGAGCCGCCGCGAGGGCGACCGCGGCCCCCTGA
- a CDS encoding alkaline phosphatase PhoX: protein MRLDRRDFLRLSALGGGTLALGPAFWQAAYAAPAEPGPGPYGAMSGSADANGLRLPAGFSSRVVARSGRVVAGTSYTWHSAPDGGACFPMNGGGWAYVSNSETSSGGASAIRFDGGGAIVGAYRILSGTRTNCAGGPTPWGTWLSCEEHGSGRVWECDPTKSSQGVARGALGTFAHEAVAVDPDDGRLYLTEDTSSGRLYRFTPSAWPVLTAGTLEAAKVTGDPMAGTATLTWVVCAATSPASEQSSVASKTTVFSGGEGCWYDSGVVYFTTKSNNRVWAHTPATGKLEVIYDASLYSGSPLTGVDNVVVSRSKDIYVAEDGGNMEICIITPGTPRTVSPFLRLEGHSSSELCGPAFSPDGRRLYFSSQRGTTGSSSGGYTFEVTGPFR, encoded by the coding sequence ATGCGTCTGGACCGTCGTGACTTCCTCCGTCTTTCCGCGCTGGGAGGCGGGACGTTGGCGTTGGGCCCCGCATTCTGGCAGGCCGCCTACGCCGCACCCGCTGAACCTGGACCCGGCCCCTACGGGGCGATGTCCGGGAGCGCCGATGCCAATGGCTTGCGATTGCCCGCGGGCTTCTCCTCCCGAGTCGTCGCGCGCTCCGGGCGCGTGGTGGCGGGCACGAGCTACACGTGGCACTCCGCGCCGGACGGCGGCGCGTGCTTCCCGATGAACGGTGGCGGCTGGGCCTATGTCTCCAACAGCGAGACGAGCTCCGGAGGCGCCAGCGCGATTCGCTTCGACGGCGGCGGCGCCATCGTGGGCGCCTATCGCATCCTCTCCGGCACACGCACCAACTGTGCTGGCGGCCCGACGCCCTGGGGGACCTGGCTGTCTTGTGAAGAGCACGGCAGCGGGCGTGTCTGGGAATGTGACCCGACCAAATCCTCTCAGGGCGTCGCCCGGGGCGCGCTCGGCACCTTCGCTCACGAGGCCGTGGCGGTGGACCCGGATGACGGGCGTCTGTATTTGACGGAGGACACCTCCTCCGGCCGCCTGTATCGCTTCACGCCCTCCGCCTGGCCGGTGTTGACCGCGGGCACGCTGGAGGCCGCCAAGGTGACCGGCGACCCGATGGCCGGCACCGCCACGCTGACCTGGGTCGTGTGCGCGGCGACCTCGCCCGCGTCGGAGCAGTCCTCCGTGGCCTCCAAGACGACGGTGTTCAGCGGCGGCGAGGGGTGCTGGTACGACAGCGGCGTCGTCTACTTCACCACCAAGAGCAACAACCGCGTCTGGGCACACACCCCCGCCACCGGGAAGCTGGAGGTCATCTACGACGCCTCGCTCTACTCGGGCTCTCCGCTCACGGGCGTGGACAACGTGGTGGTCTCCCGCTCGAAGGATATCTACGTCGCCGAGGACGGCGGCAACATGGAGATCTGCATCATCACCCCGGGCACCCCGCGCACCGTCTCGCCCTTCCTGCGGCTGGAAGGACACTCGAGCTCGGAGCTCTGTGGCCCGGCCTTCAGCCCGGACGGCCGCCGTCTGTATTTCAGCTCCCAGCGTGGCACCACCGGCAGCAGCAGCGGCGGCTACACCTTCGAGGTGACGGGTCCCTTCCGCTGA
- a CDS encoding type II restriction endonuclease has product MPLNLPVEFAEAVQRQGVRFKVQGLLGEQERVYTLGTAPRELSALFELYCQPLIVDIADRLGLRIADAPRTVYPSFTLMKNEADRAKVAIDIKTTFRRPELTFPLGPYTAFSRNGAQDTRYPLDQYAEHWVIVFVYRRDDDIEWFVQERYRLTDAVPTQDSPRLPAPTRR; this is encoded by the coding sequence ATGCCTTTGAATCTTCCAGTCGAGTTCGCCGAGGCGGTTCAACGCCAGGGAGTCCGCTTCAAGGTCCAGGGCCTGCTGGGGGAGCAAGAGCGCGTCTACACCCTCGGGACAGCACCTCGGGAGCTGTCCGCCCTCTTCGAGCTCTACTGCCAGCCGCTCATCGTCGACATCGCGGACCGGCTCGGCCTTCGCATCGCGGATGCGCCGCGCACCGTCTACCCCAGCTTCACCTTGATGAAGAACGAAGCGGACCGAGCGAAGGTCGCCATCGACATCAAGACCACGTTCCGCCGCCCCGAGCTCACCTTCCCCCTGGGCCCCTACACCGCGTTCTCGCGCAACGGAGCCCAGGACACCCGCTATCCCCTGGACCAGTACGCCGAGCACTGGGTCATCGTCTTCGTCTACCGCCGCGACGACGACATCGAGTGGTTCGTCCAGGAGCGCTACAGGCTCACCGACGCCGTCCCCACCCAGGACAGCCCGCGCCTCCCAGCCCCTACTCGGCGATGA
- a CDS encoding DNA adenine methylase produces the protein MARRASTAATASGPSIEDFPATRYQGSKLKLLGWLWEQLAPLEFDSVVDLFGGTGSVSYLFKVHGKQVHYNDCLRSNHFIGRALIENPSTRLDGEDVAALVAPRAGRSSDFIARTFANIYYPEEENRLLDVMAQNLAAMPDGYKQAMAYYAVFQACIAKRPYNLFHRANLYMREARVERTFGNKVTWDRPFADHLLRLATEASRAVFDNGRANRATCGDAALLPGRADLAYLDPPYISGKGVGVDYRGFYHFLEGLTEYARWPELVDGEYKHRPYRRVDSPWTRPGRIASAFDEVFERWRDSILVVSYRSDGIPSVAELKRLLGRHKKRVVVRTLEYQYALSRNQTSREVLLIAE, from the coding sequence GTGGCGCGTCGAGCTTCAACTGCAGCCACGGCGTCGGGGCCCTCCATCGAGGACTTCCCGGCGACGCGCTACCAGGGCAGCAAGCTGAAGCTCCTGGGCTGGTTGTGGGAGCAGCTGGCGCCCTTGGAGTTCGACTCGGTGGTCGACCTCTTCGGGGGCACGGGCTCGGTCTCGTACCTCTTCAAGGTTCACGGCAAGCAGGTCCACTACAACGACTGCCTCCGCTCGAATCACTTCATCGGCCGGGCGCTCATCGAGAATCCCTCCACGCGCCTCGACGGTGAGGATGTGGCGGCGCTGGTGGCTCCGCGCGCGGGGCGCTCCTCGGACTTCATCGCGCGGACCTTCGCGAACATCTACTACCCGGAGGAGGAGAACCGGCTCCTCGATGTGATGGCGCAGAACCTCGCGGCCATGCCGGACGGGTACAAGCAGGCGATGGCGTACTACGCGGTGTTCCAGGCGTGCATCGCGAAGCGGCCCTACAACCTGTTCCACCGCGCCAACCTGTACATGCGCGAGGCCCGCGTCGAGCGCACGTTTGGAAACAAGGTGACGTGGGACCGGCCCTTCGCCGACCACCTCCTGCGTCTGGCCACGGAGGCGAGCCGCGCGGTCTTCGACAACGGACGCGCGAACCGGGCGACGTGTGGAGATGCGGCGCTCCTCCCGGGCCGCGCGGACCTCGCGTATCTCGACCCGCCCTACATCTCGGGGAAGGGAGTCGGGGTGGACTACCGAGGCTTCTACCACTTCCTGGAAGGGCTGACGGAGTACGCGCGCTGGCCGGAGTTGGTCGACGGTGAATACAAACACCGGCCCTATCGGCGGGTGGACTCACCCTGGACTCGGCCTGGGAGGATTGCGTCCGCGTTCGACGAGGTCTTCGAGCGCTGGAGGGACAGCATCCTCGTGGTGTCCTATCGCTCGGACGGCATCCCGTCTGTGGCGGAGCTGAAGCGGCTGCTCGGGCGCCACAAGAAGAGGGTGGTGGTGCGGACGCTGGAGTATCAGTACGCGCTCTCGCGGAACCAGACGAGCCGCGAGGTGTTGCTCATCGCCGAGTAG